A genomic region of Leptospira brenneri contains the following coding sequences:
- a CDS encoding metallophosphoesterase translates to MKNKILKLIVAIFCLISINSLFIERYFIRFPEYEIQSNKIPKSFDGYKIAVVSDLHYGFLVPEFWIKHTLKSINDKNPDLIVGIGDYVKRRNFDQELINVWNLLKILDAKNGEFFVNGNHDHWANNQLALKLLEESGKSIRNKQVVLKNGNDKIIIAGLGDFWEDHIPIDDVFKHSDPNLYRIAIAHNPDSSNTTHFEKIDLFITGHTHGGQVRIPILNWSPILPVKDKNFDTGIKKSKFNELVLISAGIGWSIIPVRFNCPIEVPIVILRSNENNN, encoded by the coding sequence ATGAAGAATAAAATATTAAAACTCATAGTAGCAATTTTTTGCTTAATTTCTATAAATTCACTTTTCATCGAAAGATATTTTATAAGGTTTCCTGAATATGAAATTCAATCAAATAAGATTCCTAAAAGTTTCGACGGTTATAAAATTGCTGTTGTTTCGGATCTACACTATGGATTTCTAGTCCCTGAATTTTGGATAAAACATACTTTAAAATCAATTAATGATAAAAATCCAGATTTAATTGTTGGCATTGGAGACTATGTAAAAAGGAGAAATTTTGATCAGGAATTAATAAACGTCTGGAATTTATTAAAAATATTAGATGCAAAAAACGGCGAATTTTTCGTTAACGGAAACCATGACCATTGGGCAAACAATCAACTCGCATTAAAACTCCTAGAAGAAAGCGGAAAATCCATTAGAAATAAACAAGTAGTTCTAAAAAATGGAAATGATAAAATCATTATTGCTGGATTAGGTGATTTTTGGGAGGATCATATTCCTATTGATGATGTCTTTAAACATTCCGATCCTAACCTTTATAGAATTGCTATCGCGCACAATCCTGATTCTTCAAATACTACTCATTTTGAAAAAATTGATCTATTCATCACTGGACACACTCATGGTGGACAAGTTAGAATTCCAATTTTAAATTGGTCTCCAATCTTACCTGTCAAAGATAAAAACTTTGACACCGGAATTAAAAAATCTAAATTTAATGAACTAGTCCTAATATCAGCTGGAATTGGATGGTCGATTATTCCAGTTCGGTTTAATTGCCCTATTGAGGTTCCAATCGTTATTCTTCGCTCTAACGAAAATAATAACTAG
- the vapB gene encoding type II toxin-antitoxin system antitoxin VapB, translated as MQTAKIFVNGRSQAVRIPKEFQFKGEEVFIQKVGDAVILVPKNKAWNAFLDGLNGFTDDFLSEGRFDLPESEREQF; from the coding sequence ATGCAAACAGCTAAAATTTTTGTTAATGGTAGAAGCCAAGCAGTCAGAATTCCTAAAGAATTTCAATTTAAAGGTGAAGAAGTTTTCATCCAAAAAGTTGGAGATGCTGTTATACTAGTCCCTAAGAATAAAGCATGGAATGCATTTCTTGACGGGTTAAACGGTTTTACTGACGATTTTCTTAGTGAAGGAAGGTTTGATTTACCAGAATCAGAAAGAGAACAATTCTAA
- the vapC gene encoding type II toxin-antitoxin system tRNA(fMet)-specific endonuclease VapC gives MYLIDTNICIYLIKKKNIKLLEKFKKNYNKGILISSLTLAELEFGVENSERKETNRISLMEFLTIFEILNFEQKDTPAFGKIKSDLRKSGRMIGTMDALLAAQSISRNLIFVTNNTKEFERIKDLNIEDWTL, from the coding sequence ATGTATCTAATTGATACAAATATATGCATTTACCTCATAAAAAAGAAAAATATTAAACTCCTAGAAAAATTTAAAAAGAATTATAATAAAGGAATTTTAATATCCTCTCTTACTTTAGCTGAACTCGAATTTGGCGTAGAGAATAGCGAACGTAAGGAAACAAATAGAATTTCTTTAATGGAATTTCTTACTATTTTTGAAATTTTAAACTTCGAACAAAAAGATACTCCTGCCTTCGGAAAGATTAAAAGCGATTTAAGAAAATCGGGAAGAATGATTGGCACTATGGATGCATTATTAGCAGCCCAATCAATATCAAGGAATCTTATTTTTGTTACAAATAATACAAAAGAATTCGAAAGAATAAAAGATTTAAATATAGAAGATTGGACTTTATAA